The following coding sequences are from one Microbacterium sp. SORGH_AS_0969 window:
- a CDS encoding primosomal protein N' translates to MSERRVARVQLESPVPQLDRLFDYAVPHPLVADIAPGVRVKVPLRSAGRMMDAFVVDVVADDGTERPLSSVETVVSPMPVLPERLYTLARRVADRAAGSVSDVLRLAVPKRMVRAEKAWAAAPPPQTPEVVPAARERSAALMKPYPGLADALDGGERLALDAPPYPHPELPRGAWADLLAAAAVHTLARGKSAVLVVPDYRDQAQLLAALSELVTPDAIVRDDADQSGPARYAQYLRTLALVPCIVVGRRSGVYAPAHDTGLVAIWDDGDSLLSEPLAPGVHARDAALVRQELEGSALVFAGHTRTTDVQRLVDVGYVREIAPSRRASPRVVLSATREGEQRQARVPSSAFAAAREALQSGPVLVQVARPGYAPSLVCADCRRPARCQHCAGPLRAARPGAVPVCAWCGRSAHAWTCGHCRSTKLRMASSGSERTADELGRAFPNTRVIIADGAHPVAEVDGHPALVIATRGAEPIARGGYRAVILLDGDRMLQNEALRIGESCLRWWSNAAALAAPGAPVHLVGVAGPVARALATWTQPAYARAELADRVPLRMPPAVRVASVDGRARNVDTLLSSLRETVPDLDPLAILGPVDTSESPDVSTSRALVRFDYAHGKAVAEALRAGVIADALRARTSRKDRGPKQRSTLRVRLDIPEPDL, encoded by the coding sequence GTGAGTGAACGTCGCGTCGCACGCGTGCAGCTCGAGTCTCCCGTGCCGCAGCTCGACCGCCTCTTCGACTACGCGGTGCCCCACCCCCTCGTGGCGGATATCGCCCCGGGAGTGCGGGTGAAGGTGCCGTTGCGCTCCGCGGGACGCATGATGGATGCCTTCGTCGTCGATGTCGTCGCGGACGACGGCACGGAGCGCCCGCTGTCGTCGGTCGAAACCGTCGTGTCACCGATGCCCGTGCTCCCGGAGCGGCTCTATACGCTCGCCCGGCGCGTCGCCGACCGCGCCGCAGGTTCGGTGAGCGACGTGCTGCGCCTCGCCGTGCCCAAGCGCATGGTCCGCGCCGAGAAGGCCTGGGCCGCCGCGCCACCACCCCAGACGCCCGAGGTCGTCCCCGCCGCGCGCGAGCGGTCCGCGGCCCTGATGAAGCCGTACCCCGGCCTCGCCGACGCCCTCGACGGCGGCGAGCGCCTCGCTCTCGACGCACCGCCCTACCCGCACCCCGAGCTCCCGCGCGGCGCCTGGGCCGATCTGCTCGCCGCAGCGGCGGTCCACACCCTGGCGCGGGGCAAGAGTGCCGTCCTCGTCGTACCCGACTACCGTGACCAGGCGCAGCTGCTCGCGGCGCTGAGCGAGCTGGTGACTCCGGATGCCATCGTCCGAGACGACGCGGATCAGTCCGGCCCCGCCCGCTACGCGCAGTACCTCCGCACCCTGGCGCTCGTGCCGTGCATCGTCGTGGGCCGTCGTTCCGGCGTCTACGCTCCGGCGCACGACACCGGCCTGGTGGCCATCTGGGACGACGGCGACTCCCTGCTGTCGGAGCCGCTCGCCCCCGGTGTCCATGCCCGCGACGCCGCTCTCGTGCGCCAAGAGCTCGAGGGGTCGGCCCTCGTCTTCGCCGGGCACACGCGCACGACCGACGTCCAACGTCTCGTCGACGTCGGGTACGTGCGCGAGATCGCCCCCTCTCGGCGCGCGAGCCCTCGCGTCGTGCTGAGCGCCACGCGCGAGGGGGAGCAGCGTCAGGCGCGCGTGCCGTCGTCGGCGTTCGCGGCCGCGCGCGAGGCGTTGCAGAGCGGTCCGGTGCTCGTGCAGGTCGCACGGCCCGGGTACGCTCCGTCCCTGGTGTGCGCGGACTGCCGTCGTCCCGCCCGCTGTCAACACTGTGCAGGGCCCCTGCGAGCCGCTCGGCCCGGTGCCGTCCCGGTCTGCGCGTGGTGCGGGCGCAGCGCGCATGCCTGGACGTGCGGGCACTGCCGCTCGACCAAACTGCGCATGGCGTCCTCCGGCAGCGAGCGCACCGCAGACGAACTGGGGCGCGCGTTCCCGAACACCCGCGTGATCATCGCCGACGGCGCCCACCCCGTCGCCGAGGTCGACGGCCATCCCGCCCTGGTCATCGCCACCCGCGGAGCCGAACCGATCGCCCGCGGAGGCTATCGCGCCGTCATCCTGCTCGACGGCGACCGCATGCTCCAGAACGAAGCCCTCCGCATCGGCGAGAGCTGCCTCCGCTGGTGGTCGAACGCCGCAGCTCTGGCCGCACCGGGGGCACCGGTCCATCTGGTCGGGGTGGCCGGCCCGGTCGCTCGCGCATTGGCGACGTGGACGCAGCCCGCGTACGCCCGCGCCGAGCTTGCGGACCGGGTACCGCTGCGGATGCCTCCCGCCGTCCGTGTCGCGAGCGTCGACGGACGCGCCCGCAACGTCGACACCCTTCTGTCGTCGCTGCGCGAAACGGTGCCCGACCTCGACCCACTCGCGATCCTGGGTCCAGTGGACACATCCGAATCGCCCGACGTGTCGACCTCTCGCGCGCTGGTGCGTTTCGACTACGCGCACGGCAAGGCTGTGGCCGAGGCGTTACGCGCCGGCGTCATCGCCGACGCCCTCCGCGCTCGTACCTCCCGCAAAGATCGCGGACCGAAGCAGCGCAGTACGCTCAGAGTTCGTCTCGACATCCCCGAGCCCGACCTCTGA
- the fmt gene encoding methionyl-tRNA formyltransferase, whose amino-acid sequence MRLVFAGTPAVAVPSLRALASGPHEIAAVVTRGDAPLGRKRVLTPSPVAQAAVDLGLPVIKADRLDAETTERITALEPDLGVIVAYGGLVREPLLTTPTNGWINLHFSLLPRWRGAAPVQRALIAGDTVTGASVFQLVAALDAGDVFAEERYEIPGDATAAEVLDDLAGIGAPLLARVVDAIAGGTAVSAPQQGEPTLAPKLTLEDGALDFTQDADVLLHRIAGVTPEPGAHTTLDGARFKVLRAVSTDEPPLPPGRVTASGKNVIVGTGSRPLRLVTVQPAGKGAMAAGDWFRGLRTSEPVLGA is encoded by the coding sequence ATGCGCCTCGTCTTCGCCGGCACCCCCGCCGTCGCCGTTCCCTCACTGCGAGCCCTGGCATCCGGCCCGCACGAGATCGCGGCCGTCGTCACCCGCGGCGACGCCCCCCTCGGACGCAAACGCGTGTTGACACCGTCACCCGTCGCGCAGGCGGCCGTCGACCTCGGCCTCCCCGTCATCAAGGCCGACCGCCTCGACGCCGAGACGACCGAGCGCATCACCGCGCTCGAGCCGGACCTGGGAGTGATCGTCGCGTACGGCGGGCTCGTGCGGGAGCCCCTGCTGACGACCCCGACGAACGGGTGGATCAACCTGCACTTCTCGCTCCTTCCGCGGTGGCGAGGGGCCGCGCCGGTGCAGCGCGCTCTCATCGCGGGCGACACGGTGACCGGCGCCAGCGTGTTCCAGCTCGTGGCCGCCCTCGACGCCGGCGATGTCTTCGCCGAGGAGCGCTACGAGATCCCCGGCGACGCGACGGCGGCCGAGGTGCTCGACGACCTCGCCGGAATCGGCGCTCCGCTTCTCGCCCGGGTGGTCGACGCCATCGCCGGCGGCACGGCCGTCAGCGCACCGCAACAGGGCGAGCCGACCCTCGCCCCCAAGCTCACGCTCGAGGATGGTGCGCTCGATTTCACACAGGATGCCGATGTCCTCCTGCATCGGATCGCCGGGGTCACGCCCGAGCCGGGCGCGCACACCACCCTCGACGGCGCGCGCTTCAAAGTGCTGCGCGCCGTGAGCACCGATGAGCCGCCCCTTCCGCCCGGCCGGGTCACGGCATCCGGCAAGAACGTGATCGTCGGAACCGGATCCCGCCCGCTCCGCCTTGTCACCGTCCAGCCGGCGGGTAAGGGGGCGATGGCGGCGGGCGACTGGTTCCGCGGTCTGCGGACGAGCGAGCCGGTGCTGGGCGCATGA
- a CDS encoding RsmB/NOP family class I SAM-dependent RNA methyltransferase: MSVQGARAVAYEVLRAVSGDEAYANLLLPHAIVRANLDAKDAGLATELTYGTLRRRGTYDAIIALAADRSVERIDPAVLDALRLGVHQLLSTRVASHAAVNESVELARRHGGGKGAAGFANAVLRRVSRDTPGEWMDRIAAAARSDDERIGVTTSHPVWIVRALRRALTAEGRADELAELLDADNVAPRVAMVALPGLAEAPDDATAARFAPTAFTTHGGGDPEGLICASEGRIRVQDEGSQLAALALSRALPVRDGERWLDLCAGPGGKTALLAAEALAHGAQLDANEIAPARAGLVRQAVASVPVDVPVSEEDGRQRAARSPEQYDRILVDAPCTGIGALRRRPEARWRKVPSDVPDLTALQQELVLAAFEALKPGGVVAYVTCSPHLAETSGVLAEVKRTLGDAVEELDARAVVRSVALHEIDLPDQADGSLRAQLWPHRHGTDAMSIALLRKR, translated from the coding sequence ATGAGCGTGCAGGGAGCGCGCGCCGTCGCGTACGAGGTTCTCCGGGCGGTCTCGGGTGACGAGGCGTACGCCAACCTGTTGCTGCCGCACGCGATCGTGCGGGCGAACCTGGATGCCAAGGACGCGGGCCTCGCGACCGAACTGACCTATGGCACCCTCCGGCGCCGGGGGACGTACGACGCGATCATCGCCCTCGCCGCCGACCGCAGCGTCGAACGCATCGATCCCGCCGTGCTCGACGCCCTGCGCCTCGGCGTACACCAGCTGCTGTCGACCCGTGTCGCCTCGCACGCCGCCGTGAACGAGTCGGTCGAACTGGCGCGTCGTCACGGGGGAGGGAAGGGCGCCGCCGGCTTCGCCAACGCCGTGCTGCGGCGCGTCTCGCGCGATACCCCGGGCGAGTGGATGGACCGCATCGCCGCGGCCGCGCGCAGCGACGACGAGCGCATCGGCGTCACCACCTCGCACCCGGTCTGGATCGTCCGGGCCCTGCGCCGCGCGCTCACGGCCGAGGGTCGTGCCGACGAGCTCGCCGAGCTGCTCGATGCCGACAATGTCGCTCCGCGGGTGGCGATGGTCGCCCTCCCCGGTCTCGCTGAGGCCCCCGACGACGCCACGGCCGCGCGCTTCGCCCCGACCGCGTTCACGACGCACGGCGGGGGAGACCCCGAGGGTCTCATCTGCGCGAGCGAGGGACGGATCCGCGTGCAGGACGAGGGGTCCCAGCTCGCCGCGCTCGCCCTGAGCCGGGCGCTGCCGGTGCGGGACGGCGAACGCTGGCTCGACCTCTGCGCGGGCCCCGGCGGGAAGACCGCCCTGCTCGCGGCGGAGGCCCTCGCGCACGGGGCGCAGCTCGATGCGAACGAGATCGCGCCCGCGCGGGCCGGACTGGTGCGGCAGGCCGTGGCATCCGTTCCCGTCGACGTGCCGGTCAGCGAGGAAGACGGACGGCAGCGCGCCGCGCGGAGTCCCGAGCAGTACGACCGCATCCTCGTCGACGCGCCGTGCACGGGCATCGGTGCGCTCCGACGTCGGCCGGAGGCACGGTGGCGCAAGGTCCCGTCCGACGTCCCCGACCTGACCGCGCTGCAGCAGGAGCTCGTCCTGGCCGCGTTCGAGGCGCTCAAACCCGGCGGCGTCGTGGCGTACGTGACGTGCTCGCCCCACCTCGCCGAGACCTCGGGCGTTCTCGCCGAGGTCAAGCGCACCCTCGGGGACGCGGTCGAAGAACTCGACGCCCGGGCCGTCGTGCGTTCGGTGGCGCTGCACGAGATCGACCTGCCCGACCAGGCGGACGGCTCGCTCCGCGCGCAGCTGTGGCCCCACCGGCACGGAACGGACGCGATGTCGATCGCGCTCCTGCGCAAGCGCTGA
- the rpe gene encoding ribulose-phosphate 3-epimerase, whose product MPTDAPRINPSILAADFVNMEAELARIAGADFVHVDVMDNHFVPNLTFGPQMVGRIQETSPVPLDVHLMIDDPDRWAPAYAELGAASVTFHLEAAASPITLARQLRSIGARAGVAVKPGTPVENLFDSLNEFDQILVMTVEPGFGGQSFMPETMPKLRALADEAKRRGSSVWLQVDGGIGESTIAQAAEAGADTFVAGSAVFGADDPDRAIESLRAAAARHRH is encoded by the coding sequence GTGCCTACCGACGCCCCGCGCATCAATCCGAGCATCCTGGCCGCCGACTTCGTGAACATGGAGGCCGAGCTCGCGCGCATCGCGGGTGCCGACTTCGTGCACGTCGACGTGATGGACAACCACTTCGTGCCGAACCTCACGTTCGGGCCGCAGATGGTGGGGCGCATCCAGGAGACGAGCCCGGTCCCGCTCGACGTGCACCTCATGATCGACGACCCCGATCGGTGGGCTCCCGCGTACGCCGAGCTGGGGGCGGCCTCGGTGACGTTCCACCTCGAGGCCGCGGCATCCCCGATCACCCTCGCCCGGCAGCTGCGGTCGATCGGAGCGCGGGCCGGTGTGGCTGTGAAGCCGGGCACTCCCGTCGAGAACCTCTTCGACTCGCTGAACGAATTCGACCAGATCCTCGTCATGACCGTCGAGCCGGGATTCGGCGGTCAGTCGTTCATGCCCGAGACCATGCCGAAGCTGCGCGCCCTCGCCGACGAGGCGAAGCGCCGCGGATCGAGCGTGTGGCTCCAGGTCGACGGCGGCATCGGCGAGTCGACGATCGCCCAGGCCGCCGAGGCGGGCGCCGACACGTTCGTCGCGGGATCCGCCGTCTTCGGCGCCGACGACCCCGACCGGGCGATCGAGTCGCTCCGCGCCGCCGCGGCGCGCCACCGCCACTGA
- a CDS encoding phosphoribosyl-ATP diphosphatase, translating into MKTFDDLFAELSAKAVERPEGSGTVAQLDAGVHAIGKKIVEEAAEVWMAAEYESDAAAAEEISQLLYHLQTLMLAKGLTLEDVYRHL; encoded by the coding sequence GTGAAGACCTTCGACGACCTGTTCGCGGAACTCAGCGCCAAGGCCGTCGAGCGACCCGAGGGGTCGGGAACGGTCGCGCAGCTCGACGCCGGCGTGCACGCCATCGGCAAGAAGATCGTCGAAGAGGCCGCCGAGGTGTGGATGGCCGCCGAGTACGAGTCCGACGCCGCCGCGGCCGAAGAGATCTCGCAGCTGCTCTACCACCTGCAGACGCTCATGCTGGCGAAGGGCCTGACGCTCGAGGACGTCTACCGACATCTCTGA
- the hisG gene encoding ATP phosphoribosyltransferase has translation MLRIAVPNKGSLAETAAEMLSEAGYTGRRDSKDLYTVDPVNEVEFFYLRPRDIATYVGSGALDVGITGRDLLLDARMPGAREVESLGFAGSTFRFAGRPGRFTDVQDLEGLRVATAYPGLVDAFLDERGIAVDIVPLDGAVESAVQLGVADAVADVVSTGTTLRQAGLEIFGPVLLESDAVLISGPNDAEGTETLLRRLRGVLAARKYVLVDYDLPANLVDQAIAVAPGLESPTISPLRDPEWVAVRVMSPRRDVNRVMDELYAIGARAILVTEILAARL, from the coding sequence ATGCTGCGAATCGCCGTGCCGAACAAGGGGTCGCTCGCCGAGACCGCCGCCGAGATGCTCTCGGAGGCCGGATACACCGGACGACGCGACTCGAAAGACCTCTACACCGTCGACCCCGTCAACGAGGTCGAGTTCTTCTACCTCCGCCCCCGTGACATCGCGACCTACGTCGGCTCCGGCGCGCTCGACGTCGGCATCACGGGTCGCGACCTGCTGCTCGATGCCCGCATGCCCGGCGCCCGCGAGGTCGAATCGCTCGGCTTCGCCGGCTCCACCTTCCGCTTCGCGGGCCGCCCCGGCCGCTTCACCGACGTCCAGGACCTCGAGGGCCTCCGCGTCGCGACCGCCTACCCGGGCCTCGTCGACGCGTTCCTCGACGAGCGCGGTATCGCGGTCGACATCGTGCCCCTCGACGGTGCGGTCGAATCCGCCGTCCAGCTCGGAGTGGCGGATGCCGTCGCCGACGTCGTCTCGACCGGCACGACGCTGCGTCAGGCGGGGCTCGAGATCTTCGGGCCGGTGCTCCTCGAGAGCGACGCCGTGCTCATCTCCGGACCGAACGATGCCGAGGGCACCGAAACGCTCCTGCGCCGTCTGCGCGGGGTGCTCGCCGCGCGCAAGTACGTGCTCGTCGATTACGACCTGCCCGCCAACCTCGTCGACCAGGCCATCGCGGTCGCGCCGGGCCTCGAATCGCCGACGATCTCCCCGCTGCGCGACCCCGAGTGGGTGGCCGTGCGCGTGATGAGCCCGCGCCGTGACGTCAACCGCGTCATGGACGAGCTGTACGCGATCGGCGCGCGCGCGATCCTCGTCACCGAGATCCTCGCCGCGAGGCTCTGA
- the hisF gene encoding imidazole glycerol phosphate synthase subunit HisF: protein MTLARRVIPCLDVAGGRVVKGVNFLDLRDMGDPVELAKLYFDQGADEVTFLDVTATVDERSTTYDVVRRTAEQVFIPLTVGGGVRSADDVARLLAVGADKIGVNSAAIARPALIDEIADRFGAQVIVLSLDVKRAASTPSGFVVTTHGGRTETTLDALDWAREAVERGAGELLVNSIDADGTKQGFDLELVRLMRQIAAVPVIASGGAGALEHFAPAVQAGADAVLAASVFHSGQLTVGQVKDAMAAEGIEVRR, encoded by the coding sequence ATGACCCTCGCGCGCCGCGTCATCCCGTGCCTCGACGTCGCGGGGGGCCGCGTCGTGAAGGGCGTGAACTTCCTCGACCTGCGCGACATGGGCGACCCGGTCGAGCTGGCGAAGCTCTACTTCGACCAGGGCGCTGACGAGGTCACCTTCCTCGACGTCACCGCCACGGTCGACGAGCGGTCGACGACCTATGACGTCGTCCGCCGCACCGCCGAGCAGGTCTTCATCCCCCTGACCGTCGGTGGGGGAGTGCGTTCGGCTGATGACGTGGCCCGGCTTCTCGCCGTCGGAGCCGACAAGATCGGCGTCAACTCCGCAGCGATCGCCCGCCCTGCGCTGATCGATGAAATCGCCGACCGCTTCGGCGCGCAGGTCATCGTGCTGTCGCTCGACGTCAAGCGGGCGGCATCCACACCCTCGGGCTTCGTCGTGACCACGCACGGCGGCCGCACCGAGACGACCCTCGACGCCCTCGACTGGGCCCGCGAGGCCGTCGAGCGCGGAGCCGGAGAGCTGCTCGTCAACTCGATCGACGCCGACGGCACGAAGCAGGGCTTCGATCTCGAACTCGTGCGTCTCATGCGCCAGATCGCGGCGGTCCCGGTGATCGCCTCCGGCGGCGCGGGCGCCCTGGAGCACTTCGCCCCCGCGGTGCAAGCCGGTGCCGACGCCGTGCTCGCGGCATCCGTGTTCCACTCCGGTCAGCTCACCGTCGGACAGGTGAAAGACGCCATGGCCGCCGAAGGAATCGAGGTGCGCCGATGA
- the hisI gene encoding phosphoribosyl-AMP cyclohydrolase produces the protein MSVDRVTYNADGLVPAVIQQFDSREVLMMGWMDAEALNRTLTTGRVTFWSRSRQEYWRKGDTSGHIQIVKGARLDCDGDTLLIEVDQVGAACHTGDHTCFDADDLHPVVGER, from the coding sequence ATGAGCGTCGACCGCGTCACGTACAACGCCGACGGCCTCGTCCCCGCCGTCATCCAGCAGTTCGACTCGCGCGAGGTGCTGATGATGGGGTGGATGGATGCCGAGGCCCTGAACCGCACGCTCACCACCGGCCGTGTGACCTTCTGGTCGCGCTCGCGTCAGGAGTACTGGCGGAAGGGCGATACGTCGGGTCACATCCAGATCGTCAAGGGTGCGCGGCTGGACTGCGACGGCGACACCCTGCTGATCGAGGTCGACCAGGTCGGCGCGGCATGCCACACGGGTGACCACACCTGCTTCGACGCCGACGACCTGCACCCGGTCGTGGGGGAGCGCTGA
- a CDS encoding Trp biosynthesis-associated membrane protein gives MRRPRSLAVVAMLLAGAIGVIGSTQTWIDVTLDDGAQQTLAVPGSDALPVLTPLSLAALALGAALSIAGPVVRYVFGAIGLAIAVLLGFGAAQIVFATPVSATAATVTDATGISGVDAVGDLVAGLSLTPWPAVTLVAQVLLAAAAVFTLVTARRWGSNAGRKYRTTGDSAAEASRPQDAIDSWDDLSRGDDPTA, from the coding sequence ATGCGGCGTCCCCGCTCGCTCGCCGTCGTCGCGATGCTCCTCGCCGGAGCGATCGGCGTCATCGGATCGACCCAGACCTGGATCGACGTCACCCTCGACGACGGCGCGCAGCAGACCCTCGCCGTGCCGGGCTCGGACGCCCTCCCCGTCCTGACGCCCTTGAGCCTGGCCGCGCTGGCGCTCGGTGCCGCGTTGTCGATCGCAGGCCCCGTCGTGCGGTACGTCTTCGGCGCGATCGGTCTCGCGATCGCCGTCCTCCTCGGCTTCGGCGCCGCACAGATCGTCTTCGCCACGCCGGTTTCGGCCACGGCCGCGACGGTGACCGACGCCACGGGGATCTCGGGAGTGGATGCCGTCGGCGACCTCGTCGCGGGACTCTCGCTGACCCCGTGGCCCGCGGTCACGCTGGTCGCCCAGGTCCTGCTCGCGGCTGCCGCCGTCTTCACGCTCGTGACCGCGCGTCGGTGGGGGTCGAATGCGGGCCGGAAGTACCGCACGACCGGCGACTCCGCGGCGGAAGCCTCGCGCCCGCAAGACGCGATCGACTCGTGGGACGATCTGTCGCGCGGGGACGACCCGACTGCCTGA